Within Pirellulales bacterium, the genomic segment AGGGAATTGAGGAGGCCGAGCCATGCCAGACGGGAAACGGGCACGCAGGCACTGCACGAACAAGGCCAAGCGACAGTGGTACGCTCGCTATCGTTCGATCCGCTTTCACCGCCGCTTTGGAATCGTGGAAGTCGCCATCGTACAGGTCGTCGTCTGATACGTTTTCGCTTTTTCGTGACAGGTTGTCAGAAGAATCAGAGCAGGACCGGCGAATCTGGGTTCGCCTTCTCCTTGCGAAGCAAGCCCGCGGTCTTGGCCTCCTCGACAGGCCGAGCGTCTTCGAAGTCCGCGGGATGCAGGGCGTGAGCCTGGCACCTGTTCTTTATGTAATCCGGTTCGTCTTATCCGGATGCCATGCCTTTTCGCGCCACGAATAAGCATGCGATCAAGGGTTATCGGCACCCAGGCCCCTTTTTGCTCCTTTGTCAGAAAAGCAAGCCGCACCAGGCGAAATCTACCGGCCAAACGGTGAAAGCCCCCTGTCGGTCAAATTTGGCGTGCAAAGCCCCCCGCATTTTGCTAACATCCACGTTCGTTGATGCGTTGGCGAACCAGCCGGAGGCGGGCCGCGATGTTGAACATCCTGGGCGGAACACAGCGAGTGTGCGGCGGAGTCTCGCGCCGCCAGGTCTTGCAGGCCGCGGGAGCCGGCTTGTTCGGCCTGCACGTGAATCAGGTTTGGGGAGCCGAGAGCGCTGCGCGCGGCTCGGCCGCGCCGCCGCGGCCGGCCCGGGCCAAGAGTGTCATCTTCTTGTTCCTGTTCGGCGGCCCCAGCCAGTACGAAACCTTCGACCTGAAGCCCGACGCGCCGTCGAAGCTTCGCGGACCGTTTAACCCGATCGCGTCGCGCACGCCCGAGCTGCGTATTTGCGAGCACCTGCCGCGGCTGGCGGCGCAAAGCGACAAGTTCTGTGTCATCCGCACGATGACGCATCCCTGGAACGACCACAGCTCGGCCGGCCATTACATCCAGACCGGGCATCCTTGGCACATTCCGATCGGCGGCGGCTTCAATGCCACCGAAAAAGACTGGCCGGCGATGGGCTCGGTGGTCGAGCACGTCGACCAGCACGCCCCGGGCGGCAGCAATCGCGAAATTCCCAGCTACGTTTACCTGCCCAATCGGCTCGGGCATCTGCAACCGTACACGACCAAGCTCGACCGGCCCGGGCAGTACGCCGGCTGGCTGGGCCGCGGCTATGATGCGCTAGCCACCGACATCCGGCTGCGGAACGAGAAGGACAATCCCTTCTTTCGCGACTGCACTGACGAAGAGCTCGACTTCCGCATCAAGGGATTGGCCGCCGACGACAGCCTGTCGCTCGATCGCTTGCACGGGCGCCGCACGCTCTTGGAACAATTCGACGACCAGCGACGTCGCCTCGATCACGACGCCTTCGCGGTCCCTTATCAACGATTTCAGCAGCGGGCACTGTCGCTTGTGACGTCGGAGCGAACGCGCCAGGCCCTCGACATTCGCCAAGAACCCGCGGCCCTGCGCGACAAGTACGGGCGGCACCTGTTCGGGCAGTCGACGCTCTTGGCGCGCCGGCTCGTCGAGTCCGGAGCGCGGTTCGTCACCGTCGCCTGGGACTGCCCCGACGGCTATAGCTGGGATTCGCACGTGAATAGCGACGACGTGCGCAAGCATTTGCTGCCGGGCCTGGATTCGGCGCTGGGTACACTACTGGAAGACCTCAGCGAGCGCGGATTGCTTGACGAGACGCTGGTCGTGTGCCTGGGCGAAATGGGACGCACGCCCGCGGCCAATGGCACCTGGGGGCGCGGTCATTGGAGCACGCTGTTTCCCGCGGTGCTGGCCGGCGGCGGTATCCGCGGCGGCATCGTTTATGGGCAATCGGACAAGGACGGCGCCCTGCCGCAGCAACATCCCACAAGCCCCGAGGACCTCGCCTGCACGGTCTTTCACGCGCTGGGGATCGATCACGAAATGCGCGTCCACGACCCACAAGGACGACCCACGGCGGTTGTCGATGGCGGACGGCCGCTGGTAGAATTATTTTCGTAAGCGATTCTCGTCTGTGTAACGGCCGGAAATCGCGGAAGAAGCGCCGAGCAGATACGGGCTTACGTCACGGCCTGTCAACTTGTCAGAGATTGACCGTCTTGTGGCCGTAAAAGAAAATGGGCAGGTTGTTGCCCCCAGCCCGCAATCTCCCGCCTATGCTGCGAACATCCCTTCTCCCTGCGGCGCTCGTTCTGTTTGCATCCATCGCCACGGTGCGCGCCGAGACGCCGAGCGCCGCCGACGTCGAATTCTTCGAGACCAAGGTGCGGCCGGTGCTGGTGGCGCGCTGCTACAAATGCCACTCGCAGGAGGCCGAGAATTTGCGCGGCAGCCTGCTCCTCGATAGCCAACCCGGTTGGATGGCCGGCGGCGACTCGGGCCCGGCGATCGTGCCGGGCGATCCTGCGGCGAGCCTGCTCGTCAAGGCTTTGCAGTACGACGGCGACGTGCAGATGCCTCCCGAAGGGAAGCTGCCCGACGCGGAGATCGCGACCCTCACGGAATGGGTCAAGCGCGGCGCGCCCGACCCTCGCGCGACAAAACCCACCGGCAAGGCGAAGCGGACGATCAACCTCGCCGAAGAGCGCAAGCACTGGGCGTTTCAACCGCTCGCGCCGCAGGTGACGCCGTACGTGGCTGATCCCTCGTGGTGCCGTACGCCCGTCGATCGCTTCATTATCGCACGGCTGAACGACAAGCAGCTCGCGCCGAACGCCGCGGCCGATAAGCGGACCTTGATTCGCCGCGCGTATCTGGATTTGCTCGGTCTGCCACCGAAGCCGGAGGAGGTCGAGGCGTTCGTCGCGGACCTGTCGCCCGACGCCTACGACCGGCTGGTCGAACGGCTCCTCGACAGTCCGCACTATGGCGAGCGGTGGGCCCGGCACTGGCTCGACCTCGCGCGGTTCGCCGAGAGCCACGGCTTCGAGCACGACTACGACCGGTTAAGCGCCTATCACTATCGCGATTTCGTCATCAAGGCTCTGAATCAAGATCTGCCGTACGACACGTTCGTGAAGTGGCAGATTGCCGGCGACGAGTATGAGCCCGAAAACCCGCTCGCGCTCATGGCCACGGGCTTTCTGGCAGCCGGGGTACACAGCACGCAGATCACGAAGAACCAGGTCGAGAAGGAACGCTACGACGAGTTGGACGACATGTCGGCCACGATTGGCAGCTCGATGCTCGGGCTGACGATCGGCTGTGCCCGCTGCCACGACCACAAGTTCGACCCGATCCCCACGGCCGACTACTACCGATTGTTATCGACCTTCACCACGGCGGTGCGCAGCGAGGTGGATTTGAACCTCGATCGGGCCAATTACGAAGCCGCGCTGGCAACGTTCAACCGCGAGCACGCTCCGCTTGCCGAGGCGCTTGCCCAGTACGAAGCTCAAGATTTACCAATCCATTTCGACGCGTGGCTCGTCAATCGCTCGGCGCCTCATGCCGCCGCCGGCGGCGGTTCGTCGACAGCGAACGTGCCGGTGACCGGTGCGGCAACCACGTGGCAGATTCTAGAAATCACGGACGCCAAGTCGGAAGCAGGCGTGCCGCTCGCCCCATTGGAAGACGGCTCACTGCTGGCCGGCGGCAAAGCCGCGGATAAGGACACGTACACCTTCGTCGCGCGGACGCACCAAAGAAACATCACCGGCATCAGGCTGGAAGCCTTGGTCGACGACACGCTTCCCAAGCACGGGCCCGGCCGCGCAGCCAACGGCAACTTTGCGCTTTCCGACGTTCAGATCACCGCCGCCCCGCAAGGGAGCGAGAAGGATGCCGCGCCGGTGAAGCTGGCGGCGGCGCGGGCGACATTCGAGCAGCCCAACCTGCCCGTCGCCGCGGCGATCGACGAGGACAAGAAATCGGCGTGGGCCGTCGATGGCCAGATCGGCAAGGATCAGGCGGCGGCTGTTGAATTCGCGGCGCCGGTCGGGTTCGATTCCGGCACGGTCTTTACGATCACGCTGCGATTCGAAAACAACGCCGGGCACTCGATCGGTCGGCCGCGCATCGCCCTGACCACGTCGCCGACGCCCCCGGCACTCGATGCGCCGAGCGAGCGACAGAATGCCGCCGAGATTGCCGCGCTGCTCGCGCAGCCGGGTGCGGCGGACGCAAAAGCACGTGAAGCGATGCTCCGTTGGTATCGGCCCCTGGACGACGGATGGCGCGAACGCAACCGCTCCGTTCTTGAACATTCCGCGAAAGCACCGCAGCCGACATTGACCAAGGTGTTGATCACGAGCGAAGGCCTGCCCGCCGTGCGACTGCACACGCAGGGAGACGATTTCCTCAAGGAGACGCACTTCCTCGAGCGCGGCGATCCGAATCGCAAGAAGGACGTAGCCACGCAAAGCTTCTTGCAGGTCTTGATGACCTCGGCCGATGGCGAGCGCGCCTGGCAAACGCCTCCGCCCGCGGGCTGGCGCACGTCGTACCGGCGCCGGGCACTGGCGGAATGGATCACCGACCGCGAGCATGGCGCGGGAACGCTTTTGGCCCGCGTGATCGTCAACCGGCTCTGGCAGCATCATTTGGGACGCGGCATCGTGGCCACGCCGAGCGACTTTGGCACACAAGGCGCGCGGCCCACGCATCCCGAGCTGTTGGATTACCTGGCGGCCGAGTTGATCGCCAACGATTGGCGGCTGAAGCCCATTCACCGCCTGATCATGCAGAGCGCCGTGTACATGCAGGGCTCCGCCGCGGACGAATCGCGTGCCAAGATCGATCCCGACAACAACCTGTTGTGGCGGCGGCCGCGGGCACGGCTCGAGGCCGAGGTGATTCGCGATTGCATCCTGGCCGCCGGCGGCATGCTGGACGAGCGCATGTTCGGACCCGGCACGCTCGATGACAATCAATTGCGTCGCAGCATTTATTTCACCGTCAAGCGCAGCAAGCTGGTACCGATGATGATGCTTTTCGACGCGCCCGACGGCTTGCAAGCGATCAGCGCGCGCTCCAGCACCACGATCGCGCCGCAGGCCTTGCTACTCTTGAACAATCGCCAGGTGCGCGAAGCAGCGCGACATTTCGCGGCCCGCGTCACGGATCCGGCCGCCGCGGATTCCGATTCCTGGACGGAACCAATACGCCGCGCCTATCTGATCGCGCTGTCGAGAACGCCCAGCGATGCGGAAGTGGCCGACGCCGTACAGTTTCTGGATGAACAGTCGCAGTTATACGCCGCCGACGGAAAGGCCGATCGGCGCTTGGCAGCGCTCGCCGATTTTTGTCAGGTGCTGTTCGGACTGAACGAGTTTGTGTACGCGGATTGAAGGGTGCGAATTTTCACGATCAAGCTTTATGGATGAAACCCCTCTCCCTCCGGGAGAGGGAAGGGTGAGGGTCAAACCGTTCACTAAAAATCAACTCGCGCGTAGTGCCAAGCGTTACCCTCCCCTGACCTCCCTGGCATACAGGGGAATTAGAAGAGAGCCACCGAAATGGAAAAACTTTTTGCTACGCCGGCACCGCACTATCCCGATCGGCGCGAATTTCTCCGCCGCACCGGCAATGGCTTCGGCCTGATGGCGCTCGCGTCGCTGTTGGGCGATGACGTGCTGCGATCAAACCCGCGTTGCGGCGCCGCCTTCGCCAACACACCGTCGTTGAATCCGCTCGCGTCGCGGCCAGCCCATTTCCCGGCCAAGGCGCAAAACGTGATCTGGCTCTTCATGAACGGCGGCCCCAGCCAGGTCGACACCTGGCAGTACAAGCCAGAGCTGGAAAAGTGGGACGGCAAGGAACTCCCCGGCTTCGACAAGAACACGGGCTTCTTCGTCGAACAGGTGGGCCCACTGATGAAGTCGCCTTTCAAGTTCGCGCAGCACGGCAAGTCCGGCGCCTGGGTCTCGGAAATCTTTCCACGCATGGCCGAGCACGTCGACGATATGGCGTTCCTGCACGGCTGCTTTACCGAAACCAACAATCACTCCCCTGCCCTGTTCCAGGTGAACACCGGTTTCAGCCGCATGGGCTTTCCCAGCGTGGGCGCTTGGGTGACCTACGGGTTGGGCAGCGTCAGCCAGAACCTGCCCGCCTTCGTCGTGATGTACGACACGCTCGGCCGCGGCCTGCCCAAGGGCTATGCGCAGAACTGGGGCGCCGGCTTCCTGCCCGGTATCTTCCAGGGAACCGCGCTCAATGCGCAGGGCGCGCCGATCGACAACCTGGCCCGCGCCGAAGGGATGACCGAGGCCGAGCAGCAGAACCAACTGGCACTGCTCAACCGCTTGAATCGCCGCCAACAAGAGCAGCATCCGGGCGAAGCTGAATTTGCCGCGCGGATCGAAAGCTTCGAGCTGGGCTACCGCATGCAGATGGCCGCGCCCGAGGCGCTGGACGTCGACAGCGAGCCGGAGTCGATCAAGCAGCTCTATGGCCTCGACAATCCCAAGTGCAAGCATTTCAGCCGGCAATGCCTGATCGCGCGGCGGATGATCGAGCGCGGGGTCCGCTTCGTTCAGATTTACTCAGGCGGCACCGAAAACGAGAAAAGCTGGGACGGCCACACCAACATCGCCGACAATCATCGCGGCTTCGCGGCCGAGACCGATACGCCGATCGCGGCGCTGTTGGCCGATCTCAAGCAGCGCGGACTGATGGAATCGACGCTCGTGGTTTGGAACGGCGAATTCGGCCGCCTGCCGATCGTGCAAAAAGGAGGTACCGGCCGCGATCACAATCCGCACGCTTTTACCACGTGGATGGCCGGCGCCGGTGTCCGCGGCGGCGTGCACCACGGCGATACCGATGATTTCGGTCACAAAGCAGTCGCCGGCCGTGTCAGCATCAACGACCTGCACGCCACGATGCTGCACCTGTTGGGCATCGATCACAAGCGATTGACGTATCATTTCAATGGCCGCGACTTTCGCCTGACCGACGTGGCCGGCGAAGTCGTGCGCGAGATCCTGGCATAAACCGATGCTCCCACCCCGCGACAGCTTCTGTGCCAGCCGGCAGCGGCCGCTCGCGGCGGATCTTGCCGGCGCAAGCGCGGCGCATCTTCCGCGGCGCGATTTTCTCTGGCAACTCGGTGGCGGATTGGGCGGGATCGCGCTCGCGCAGCTCTTGGGCCAGGAGGGGCTTTTGGCCGCCGACGCGCCTGCAAACGATGCTGAGCACGCTCGCGCCGATCTTAACGGCGGATTGCACCATCGCGCCCGGGCCAAACGCGTGGTGCAGCTTTTCATGTCGGGCGCCGCCAGCCAGTGCGATACGTTCGATTACAAGCCGGAACTCTTGCGCCGCAACGGCCAACCCTTCGACCCCGGCGAAAAAGTCGAACTGTTTCAGAGCGACCCGGGCCTGTGCATGCAAAGCCCTTGGGCGTGGCGGCAGTACGGCCAGTGCGGCAAATGGATCAGCGACCTGGTGCCGCACCTGGCCAGGTGCGTCGACGACATCGCGTTCATTCACTCGATGGTGTCGAAATCGAACGTCCACGGGCCGGCCACGTTCATGCAGAATTCGGGCTTCGTGCTGCCGGGCTTTCCCGCCTTTGGCGCGTGGCTCAGCTACGGCCTGGGGAGCATGACGGGCGACCTGCCGACGTTCGTTGTGCTGCCCGACGGGCGCGGCTTCGCACCGAACGGGCCGGGCAATTGGACGGCCGGTTTCCTGCCGGCCACGCATCAGGGAACGATGATCCGGCCGGCGGCCGCGAACCCGATCGCCGATTTGTTTCCACCGGCCGCCGCGAAATTCATCAATCGCGCGAGCGAAGCGGCCGGGCTGGCGGTGCTCGGCGAACTGAACCGCGCGCACGAAGCGGCGCGGCCAGGCGATTCACAGCTCGAAGCGCGCATCCGCTCGTACGAACTGGCGGCACAATTGCAGACGAGTGCCCCCGAAGTGCTCGATCTCTCGAAAGAGAATGCCCGCACGGTTGACGAGTACGGTTTGAACGACCCCGTCACCGAGGATTTTGGCCGCAACTGCCTGGTGGCGCGACGCCTGCTCGAGCGCGGCGTGCGTTTCGTACAGGTATGGAGCGGGGCAGACAACGGCTTCCCGCGCCGCAACTGGGATTCGCACGAAGACATCGCCCGCGATCATGCCACGATGGGGCGCAGCATGGACCAGCCGGCCGCGGC encodes:
- a CDS encoding DUF1501 domain-containing protein; protein product: MLPPRDSFCASRQRPLAADLAGASAAHLPRRDFLWQLGGGLGGIALAQLLGQEGLLAADAPANDAEHARADLNGGLHHRARAKRVVQLFMSGAASQCDTFDYKPELLRRNGQPFDPGEKVELFQSDPGLCMQSPWAWRQYGQCGKWISDLVPHLARCVDDIAFIHSMVSKSNVHGPATFMQNSGFVLPGFPAFGAWLSYGLGSMTGDLPTFVVLPDGRGFAPNGPGNWTAGFLPATHQGTMIRPAAANPIADLFPPAAAKFINRASEAAGLAVLGELNRAHEAARPGDSQLEARIRSYELAAQLQTSAPEVLDLSKENARTVDEYGLNDPVTEDFGRNCLVARRLLERGVRFVQVWSGADNGFPRRNWDSHEDIARDHATMGRSMDQPAAALLTDLKRCGLLDDTLVMWTTEFGRMPCSQGTKGRDHNPFTFTSWLAGGGVRGGTTYGASDQWSYKALENPTYCYDVHATMLHLLGIDHTRLTYRHNGIDRRLTDVHGRVIAAIMS
- a CDS encoding DUF1501 domain-containing protein yields the protein MEKLFATPAPHYPDRREFLRRTGNGFGLMALASLLGDDVLRSNPRCGAAFANTPSLNPLASRPAHFPAKAQNVIWLFMNGGPSQVDTWQYKPELEKWDGKELPGFDKNTGFFVEQVGPLMKSPFKFAQHGKSGAWVSEIFPRMAEHVDDMAFLHGCFTETNNHSPALFQVNTGFSRMGFPSVGAWVTYGLGSVSQNLPAFVVMYDTLGRGLPKGYAQNWGAGFLPGIFQGTALNAQGAPIDNLARAEGMTEAEQQNQLALLNRLNRRQQEQHPGEAEFAARIESFELGYRMQMAAPEALDVDSEPESIKQLYGLDNPKCKHFSRQCLIARRMIERGVRFVQIYSGGTENEKSWDGHTNIADNHRGFAAETDTPIAALLADLKQRGLMESTLVVWNGEFGRLPIVQKGGTGRDHNPHAFTTWMAGAGVRGGVHHGDTDDFGHKAVAGRVSINDLHATMLHLLGIDHKRLTYHFNGRDFRLTDVAGEVVREILA
- a CDS encoding DUF1501 domain-containing protein translates to MLNILGGTQRVCGGVSRRQVLQAAGAGLFGLHVNQVWGAESAARGSAAPPRPARAKSVIFLFLFGGPSQYETFDLKPDAPSKLRGPFNPIASRTPELRICEHLPRLAAQSDKFCVIRTMTHPWNDHSSAGHYIQTGHPWHIPIGGGFNATEKDWPAMGSVVEHVDQHAPGGSNREIPSYVYLPNRLGHLQPYTTKLDRPGQYAGWLGRGYDALATDIRLRNEKDNPFFRDCTDEELDFRIKGLAADDSLSLDRLHGRRTLLEQFDDQRRRLDHDAFAVPYQRFQQRALSLVTSERTRQALDIRQEPAALRDKYGRHLFGQSTLLARRLVESGARFVTVAWDCPDGYSWDSHVNSDDVRKHLLPGLDSALGTLLEDLSERGLLDETLVVCLGEMGRTPAANGTWGRGHWSTLFPAVLAGGGIRGGIVYGQSDKDGALPQQHPTSPEDLACTVFHALGIDHEMRVHDPQGRPTAVVDGGRPLVELFS
- a CDS encoding PSD1 and planctomycete cytochrome C domain-containing protein, translating into MLRTSLLPAALVLFASIATVRAETPSAADVEFFETKVRPVLVARCYKCHSQEAENLRGSLLLDSQPGWMAGGDSGPAIVPGDPAASLLVKALQYDGDVQMPPEGKLPDAEIATLTEWVKRGAPDPRATKPTGKAKRTINLAEERKHWAFQPLAPQVTPYVADPSWCRTPVDRFIIARLNDKQLAPNAAADKRTLIRRAYLDLLGLPPKPEEVEAFVADLSPDAYDRLVERLLDSPHYGERWARHWLDLARFAESHGFEHDYDRLSAYHYRDFVIKALNQDLPYDTFVKWQIAGDEYEPENPLALMATGFLAAGVHSTQITKNQVEKERYDELDDMSATIGSSMLGLTIGCARCHDHKFDPIPTADYYRLLSTFTTAVRSEVDLNLDRANYEAALATFNREHAPLAEALAQYEAQDLPIHFDAWLVNRSAPHAAAGGGSSTANVPVTGAATTWQILEITDAKSEAGVPLAPLEDGSLLAGGKAADKDTYTFVARTHQRNITGIRLEALVDDTLPKHGPGRAANGNFALSDVQITAAPQGSEKDAAPVKLAAARATFEQPNLPVAAAIDEDKKSAWAVDGQIGKDQAAAVEFAAPVGFDSGTVFTITLRFENNAGHSIGRPRIALTTSPTPPALDAPSERQNAAEIAALLAQPGAADAKAREAMLRWYRPLDDGWRERNRSVLEHSAKAPQPTLTKVLITSEGLPAVRLHTQGDDFLKETHFLERGDPNRKKDVATQSFLQVLMTSADGERAWQTPPPAGWRTSYRRRALAEWITDREHGAGTLLARVIVNRLWQHHLGRGIVATPSDFGTQGARPTHPELLDYLAAELIANDWRLKPIHRLIMQSAVYMQGSAADESRAKIDPDNNLLWRRPRARLEAEVIRDCILAAGGMLDERMFGPGTLDDNQLRRSIYFTVKRSKLVPMMMLFDAPDGLQAISARSSTTIAPQALLLLNNRQVREAARHFAARVTDPAAADSDSWTEPIRRAYLIALSRTPSDAEVADAVQFLDEQSQLYAADGKADRRLAALADFCQVLFGLNEFVYAD